One region of Streptomyces subrutilus genomic DNA includes:
- a CDS encoding WhiB family transcriptional regulator, which yields MADFSRLPGPNADLWDWQLLAACRGVDSSLFFHPEGERGAARSAREASAKEVCMRCPVRAECAAHALAVREPYGVWGGLTEDEREELMGRARHRLIPASSAIGPITPH from the coding sequence ATGGCAGATTTCTCCCGCCTCCCCGGACCGAACGCCGACCTCTGGGACTGGCAGCTGCTGGCTGCCTGCCGTGGGGTCGACAGCTCCCTCTTCTTCCACCCGGAAGGCGAGCGGGGCGCGGCCAGGAGCGCGCGCGAGGCCTCGGCTAAAGAGGTCTGCATGCGATGCCCGGTCCGCGCGGAATGTGCCGCGCACGCGCTCGCCGTCCGCGAGCCCTACGGAGTGTGGGGAGGGCTGACGGAGGACGAGCGGGAGGAGCTGATGGGCCGCGCGCGCCACCGCCTGATCCCCGCGTCCAGTGCGATCGGACCGATCACGCCTCACTGA
- a CDS encoding response regulator transcription factor, protein MTSVLVCDDSPLAREALRRAVATVPGVERVTTAANGEEVLRRWGADRSDLILMDVRMPGLGGVETVRRLLSADPGARIIMLTVAEDLDGVALAVAAGARGYLHKDASRAELRATVTQALADPTWRLAPRRLRSAEMGAAPTLTAREIQVLEGMSHGRSNAEIGRELFLSEDTVKTHARRLFKKLGASDRAHAVALGFRWGLVR, encoded by the coding sequence ATGACTTCCGTCCTCGTCTGCGACGACTCCCCGCTTGCCCGAGAGGCGCTCCGTCGCGCGGTTGCCACCGTGCCCGGCGTCGAGCGTGTGACGACGGCTGCCAACGGCGAGGAAGTCCTCCGCCGCTGGGGTGCCGACCGCTCCGACCTCATTCTGATGGATGTACGGATGCCCGGGCTGGGCGGTGTCGAGACGGTCCGCCGGCTGCTCTCGGCCGACCCCGGCGCCCGCATCATCATGCTGACGGTCGCCGAGGACCTGGACGGCGTGGCCCTCGCGGTCGCCGCCGGCGCCCGGGGCTACCTACACAAGGACGCCTCGCGCGCCGAACTGCGGGCCACGGTCACCCAGGCGTTGGCCGACCCGACCTGGCGACTGGCCCCGCGCCGCCTGCGCTCGGCCGAGATGGGCGCCGCGCCCACGCTCACCGCGCGCGAGATCCAGGTGCTGGAGGGCATGAGCCACGGCCGGTCCAACGCGGAGATCGGGCGCGAGCTCTTCCTCTCCGAGGACACGGTCAAGACGCACGCCCGCAGGCTGTTCAAGAAGCTCGGCGCCTCGGACCGCGCGCACGCCGTCGCGCTCGGCTTCCGCTGGGGCCTGGTCCGCTGA